One stretch of Astatotilapia calliptera chromosome 3, fAstCal1.2, whole genome shotgun sequence DNA includes these proteins:
- the LOC113018905 gene encoding poly [ADP-ribose] polymerase 14-like encodes MFPCKAILHVCGEKDTVAIEQLLRRIIQLCESSDYKSLAVPAICAGSGGLDPDSVAHAILQGVKTAASSHPLQRLTNIRLVLNKLTVFLAFKKKAMQMFPFAVINSVSAYALQCFNIQVMNDPRISHISSTAQQSAFLIVGLCRKNVDDAIAMLGRMYQPLQSTQTKQEEKSYSWDCFLM; translated from the exons ATGTTCCCTTGTAAAGCCATTTTACACGTGTGTGGAGAAAAAGATACAGTTGCCATCGAGCAGCTGCTTCGTCGCATCATTCAACTTTGTGAGTCTTCTGATTACAAGTCTTTGGCTGTTCCTGCCATCTGTGCTG GATCTGGTGGATTGGACCCCGATTCTGTGGCACATGCCATCCTCCAAGGGGTTAAGACTGCTGCCTCGTCCCATCCTCTCCAGCGTCTCACCAACATTCGCCTTGTACTCAACAAGCTCACTGTGTTCCtggcatttaaaaagaaagcaatgCAGATGTTTCCCTTTGCTGTGATCAACTCAG TGTCAGCTTATGCCCTGCAATGCTTTAATATTCAAGTAATGAACGACCCAAGGATCTCTCATATCAGCTCTACTGCCCAGCAGTCTGCTTTCTTGATTGTAGGTCTGTGCAGAAAAAATGTTGATGATGCCATTGCAATGCTCGGGAGAATGTATCAACCCCTGCAGTCAACACAAACCAAGCAGGAGGAGAAAAGTTATTCTTGGGACTGTTTTTTAATGTAG